The following proteins are encoded in a genomic region of Arachis ipaensis cultivar K30076 chromosome B02, Araip1.1, whole genome shotgun sequence:
- the LOC110268975 gene encoding uncharacterized protein LOC110268975, translating to MVPSASFLNTQKVSDNLGYKSITQNQEDQQLLESPSVPNTEEVEPVRVEETNGPEDVDVLLELDKVLLESYSLSPTKSASDGSGFESQSLSVIDILYKIQQLFDNQLQVLVADGGIRRQFVDFLAQLEQLKSQVPTDLKPLVNDIKKFYEDVLNYFPSIQEVCGNHLRLIESKNQLQEKLETAKSRQAHFYSSISKGKERINGMSNEINDLELKLKALYEKKDKLESTVKRCEVETLSINTKAATWVKESEEVDSELKASESAFRNAESSKQNYARKLIELKRALGNIKH from the exons ATGGTTCCAAGTGCTTCCTTCTTAAACACTCAAAAGGTGTCAGACAACTTAGGCTACAAAAGCATAACTCAAAACCAAGAAGATCAACAGCTTCTAGAG AGTCCTTCTGTTCCTAACACTGAAGAAGTTGAGCCAGTCAGAGTTGAAGAAACTAATGGACCTGAAGATGTTGATGTACTGTTAGAGTTAGATAAAGTCTTATTAGAGAGTTATAGTTTGTCCCCTACAAAGTCTGCCTCTGATGGTTCTGGATTCGAATCTCAAAGTCTCTCGGTGATTGATATCCTTTACAAGATACAACAACTTTTTGATAATCAACTACAAGTATTGGTGGCTGATGGTGGCATTAGAAGACAGTTTGTTGACTTCTTAGCTCAGCTAGAACAATTGAAGTCACAAGTCCCTACAGATCTTAAGCCTTTGGTTAATGATATTAAGAAGTTCTACGAAGATGTTCTCAATTATTTTCCGTCTATTCAAGAAGTCTGTGGCAATCATCTAAGGTTAATTGAATCCAAGAATCAACTTCAAGAGAAGTTAGAAACAGCTAAATCCAGGCAGGCCCACTTTTATTCTTCAATTTCCAAAGGAAAAGAAAGGATCAATGGGATGTCGAATGAAATCAATGACTTGGAGCTGAAACTGAAAGCCCTGTATGAGAAGAAGGACAAGTTAGAATCCACTGTGAAACGTTGTGAGGTTGAAACTCTCAGCATCAATACGAAAGCTGCCACTTGGGTGAAAGAAAGCGAAGAGGTTGATAGCGAACTCAAAGCTTCAGAGTCTGCCTTCAGAAACGCTGAATCATCAAAACAGAATTATGCGAGGAAGTTAATTGAATTGAAAAGAGCTCTTGGTAACATTAAACATTAG